In Rhizobium jaguaris, a single window of DNA contains:
- a CDS encoding NUDIX hydrolase codes for MDQFGCVLLFKFVHTSGPLDGRTYWATPGGAVEEGETFEEAALRELEEETGLSEEQLTGEVGRRSFELQLTNGEVVWAEERFFGVRTIRNGISDRGWTENERDVMADHHWWSAEELQQTTEIIFPDGLLKLVDRV; via the coding sequence ATGGATCAATTCGGATGCGTTCTTCTTTTCAAGTTTGTCCATACATCTGGACCATTAGACGGTCGCACCTATTGGGCGACGCCGGGCGGTGCCGTGGAAGAAGGCGAGACGTTCGAGGAAGCGGCTTTGCGCGAGTTAGAGGAGGAAACGGGCTTATCAGAGGAACAATTGACAGGCGAAGTTGGCCGTCGATCCTTTGAACTTCAACTGACGAATGGGGAAGTCGTATGGGCCGAAGAGCGGTTCTTCGGGGTCCGAACGATTCGAAATGGCATTTCAGACCGGGGTTGGACTGAAAATGAGCGAGACGTTATGGCGGATCACCATTGGTGGTCTGCTGAAGAACTACAACAAACCACCGAGATCATATTCCCAGACGGCCTTCTGAAGTTAGTTGACAGAGTATGA
- a CDS encoding type II toxin-antitoxin system VapB family antitoxin has product MRVGPASKLDIWGIHFASTHQLVELAVTMLQLTYDTEQLARRVAARLGRKPEDLIRAALEREAKALGVSDELPAKRRMTATEMLAFGRKVAARPVLDPRTPQEIADDLNAL; this is encoded by the coding sequence TTGAGAGTAGGACCCGCTTCCAAGCTGGACATCTGGGGCATTCACTTCGCGTCCACCCATCAATTGGTAGAATTGGCGGTTACCATGTTGCAGCTCACCTACGATACCGAACAGCTCGCCCGCAGGGTCGCGGCCCGCCTCGGCCGCAAGCCCGAAGACTTGATCCGCGCAGCGTTGGAACGCGAAGCCAAGGCGCTTGGCGTATCCGACGAGCTGCCGGCGAAGCGCCGGATGACGGCCACCGAAATGCTCGCCTTCGGCAGGAAGGTCGCCGCTCGGCCGGTCCTCGATCCGCGCACCCCACAGGAAATCGCTGACGATCTGAACGCCCTATGA
- a CDS encoding hemagglutinin repeat-containing protein encodes MTLAGAVLSGGTVKVDAAKGIVIESRQDIASYDEKTQSASLSVGPGAKGSVVSGGYNQGTITGDYANVSQQSGIFAGSGGYQVTTDGTIELVGGFIGSTADPANNDLTASQILYSNIDNSMSASSTSYGVSLIGPGIPIPVVAQPAKQSDSGTTLATITPGNWNLTNQQQDLSGLNTDASKANAQVDPFNIDKLRAQQQSAAALS; translated from the coding sequence TTGACGCTCGCCGGCGCCGTCCTTTCCGGTGGTACGGTGAAAGTCGATGCCGCCAAGGGCATCGTCATCGAGAGCCGCCAGGACATCGCAAGTTACGACGAGAAGACGCAGAGCGCTTCGCTGAGCGTCGGTCCGGGTGCGAAAGGCAGCGTCGTCTCCGGTGGCTACAATCAGGGCACAATCACCGGCGATTATGCCAATGTCAGCCAACAGAGCGGCATCTTCGCCGGCTCCGGCGGCTATCAGGTTACCACCGATGGTACCATCGAGCTTGTCGGCGGTTTCATCGGGTCCACCGCCGATCCCGCCAACAACGATCTGACAGCCAGCCAAATTCTCTATTCCAACATCGACAATTCGATGTCGGCATCCTCGACGAGCTACGGCGTCAGCCTGATTGGCCCCGGGATTCCCATTCCAGTCGTGGCCCAACCGGCCAAGCAAAGTGACAGCGGCACAACTCTGGCGACGATCACGCCCGGCAACTGGAACTTGACGAACCAGCAGCAGGATCTGTCTGGACTTAACACCGATGCATCCAAGGCTAACGCTCAGGTCGATCCGTTCAACATCGACAAACTGCGGGCTCAGCAACAAAGTGCGGCAGCCTTGTCGTAA
- a CDS encoding Fic family protein, with amino-acid sequence MKWNWTQEGWPQFTYNAAALEQLERRFLLSSGEVIGAVRHVSDEERNLLRVELLSDEAVKTSEIEGEMLDRLSVQSSLRRQFGLDTDNRPIKPQESGIAEMMVDLYESWSAPLHNETLFRWHGMLMTGNRRLEMIGGYRTHDDAMQIVSGRLDNPTVHYEAPPSRQVPAEMAAYMVWFNRSAPNGEIPLPALTRAGLGHLYFESIHPFEDGNGRIGRALAEKSLAQNVGQPSLIALAYTIEQNRKAYYDQLERHQRTLDITDWLVYFAETVLEAQQTTLKRVAFYIGKAQFYDRFRGQFNERQEKVIARMFREGPAGFKGGLSAENYISITRTSRATATRDLHELVERGALTRAGERRHTRYALNLSGNK; translated from the coding sequence ATGAAATGGAATTGGACGCAGGAAGGCTGGCCGCAATTCACCTATAACGCGGCTGCGCTTGAGCAGCTAGAACGCCGATTTCTTCTATCATCAGGGGAAGTGATCGGCGCTGTCCGTCATGTCAGCGACGAGGAGCGCAATCTGTTGCGTGTCGAGCTTTTGAGTGACGAGGCGGTGAAAACATCGGAGATCGAGGGCGAAATGCTTGATCGACTGAGCGTGCAATCCTCGTTGCGCCGGCAGTTCGGTCTCGATACGGACAATCGGCCGATAAAGCCGCAAGAAAGCGGAATCGCGGAAATGATGGTCGATCTCTATGAGTCCTGGTCGGCCCCTCTCCATAACGAAACTCTGTTTCGCTGGCACGGCATGCTGATGACCGGAAACCGCCGTCTCGAAATGATCGGAGGATATCGAACCCATGACGATGCCATGCAGATCGTGTCCGGTCGTCTCGATAATCCAACCGTCCACTATGAAGCCCCGCCCTCAAGGCAGGTGCCAGCGGAAATGGCTGCCTATATGGTATGGTTCAACAGATCTGCGCCGAACGGAGAGATTCCCCTGCCCGCTCTGACGCGAGCCGGTTTAGGACATCTGTATTTCGAAAGCATCCATCCATTTGAAGATGGCAATGGCAGGATTGGCCGAGCGCTTGCGGAAAAATCGCTTGCACAGAATGTCGGGCAACCGAGCCTGATAGCGCTTGCCTACACAATCGAGCAGAACCGAAAAGCCTACTACGACCAGCTCGAACGCCACCAACGCACGCTCGATATTACCGATTGGCTGGTTTATTTTGCCGAAACCGTTCTTGAGGCGCAACAAACGACCTTGAAACGTGTGGCTTTCTATATCGGCAAAGCGCAATTCTACGACCGGTTTCGTGGCCAATTCAACGAACGCCAAGAGAAGGTCATCGCTCGTATGTTCCGTGAAGGCCCAGCGGGTTTTAAGGGTGGGCTGAGCGCTGAGAATTATATTTCAATTACTCGAACGTCGCGAGCGACGGCCACACGCGATCTTCACGAGTTGGTCGAAAGAGGTGCGCTTACGCGCGCCGGTGAGCGACGGCACACGCGTTATGCACTAAACCTGTCGGGGAATAAATAG
- a CDS encoding site-2 protease family protein, giving the protein MQPKIVYSRFPRSWDLSANFLAAFIIFLGTGIGLFAGWLDLPVAVFVFVLTGWIVSLCLHEGAHAFAAYWGGDRSVAAKGYLSLEPLTYTQPFLSFVLPLLYLILGGIGLPGGAVSIDHSVLKSKRWQAFVSAAGPLANLVFLIILTIPFLLGLPDDGSRFWQAVALLGALQASAVVLNLLPVPGLDGFGILRPYLPRDMQMQANQIAPMLSVLLLMMFISHSANKALWSAVYELTDFFAVDRFLIFEGWKSFRFWM; this is encoded by the coding sequence ATGCAACCGAAGATAGTTTATTCCCGTTTTCCACGATCATGGGATCTGAGCGCCAATTTCTTAGCTGCCTTCATTATTTTTCTCGGGACGGGAATCGGTCTTTTCGCCGGCTGGCTCGATTTGCCGGTAGCCGTTTTCGTGTTCGTCTTAACCGGCTGGATCGTCTCGCTATGCCTACATGAGGGCGCGCATGCCTTCGCGGCATATTGGGGAGGAGATCGGAGCGTTGCTGCAAAAGGATATCTCAGCCTCGAGCCGCTGACTTACACGCAGCCATTCTTGAGTTTCGTCCTCCCCCTGCTCTACCTGATATTAGGCGGGATCGGTCTTCCGGGCGGCGCCGTGTCCATTGATCATAGTGTACTTAAGAGTAAGCGCTGGCAGGCTTTCGTGTCTGCCGCTGGACCACTGGCAAACTTGGTTTTCCTAATAATCCTCACGATCCCCTTTCTCCTCGGATTGCCTGACGACGGTTCGCGCTTCTGGCAGGCAGTCGCCCTTCTGGGCGCTTTGCAGGCTTCTGCGGTCGTGTTGAATCTTCTTCCCGTTCCGGGCCTGGACGGCTTTGGCATCCTTCGGCCATACCTTCCGCGCGACATGCAAATGCAGGCCAATCAAATAGCCCCGATGCTGAGCGTCCTGCTGCTGATGATGTTCATTTCCCATTCGGCAAATAAAGCTCTCTGGAGCGCGGTTTACGAGCTTACCGATTTCTTTGCGGTCGATCGGTTCCTCATCTTTGAGGGCTGGAAATCCTTCCGCTTTTGGATGTGA
- a CDS encoding tetratricopeptide repeat protein produces MAAIPILDRLAPKIQPRHADRWIRQTVSTAGLAVYLCASIPAYAGPARDAYDKEDYAAALKYAQSSAPGGNVEGQRVLGLLYLEGKAVPKDYDQALLWSRKAAEQDDVTLAPECVKFLFHQGRRRRELCLGERAGTDFCNVLGQGHSFVSPLNLVLQWSLLAWLSMRRTSSSPVSIRTGRAAL; encoded by the coding sequence TTGGCTGCGATACCCATTTTGGATCGCCTCGCGCCGAAAATTCAACCGAGACATGCTGATCGTTGGATCCGGCAAACCGTCTCGACGGCCGGCCTTGCAGTCTATCTGTGCGCCTCAATTCCGGCATATGCCGGCCCCGCCCGGGATGCTTACGACAAGGAAGATTACGCCGCTGCATTGAAATATGCACAATCTTCCGCTCCCGGGGGTAATGTCGAAGGACAGCGTGTGCTGGGTCTTCTGTATCTCGAAGGCAAGGCTGTGCCAAAGGACTATGATCAGGCGCTACTTTGGTCTCGAAAGGCGGCCGAGCAAGACGATGTGACCTTGGCCCCAGAGTGCGTCAAGTTCCTCTTTCATCAAGGGCGCCGCCGGCGGGAGCTTTGCCTTGGCGAGCGCGCGGGAACGGATTTCTGCAACGTGCTGGGCCAAGGGCACAGCTTCGTCAGCCCGCTCAATCTCGTGCTGCAATGGTCGCTTCTCGCTTGGTTGTCCATG